The region GGCGAACACATCTCGTCTTTCGAGGGTCGCGAGGCCATGCGCGCGCTGGTCGCCTTCGCAGTGCTGTGCCTGCCCACTGTGCTGATGGGGCTCACCTTCCCGCTCTTGCTGGCGCGGGTGGCGCGCTTCGCAGCAGTGGGTCGCCTCGTGGGTCGGCTCACCGCCATCAACACCATGGGTGCCGTCACCGGCTCACTCGTCACCGGTTATCTGGTGTTGCCCGCGCTCGGCTCACAGCGGGTGCTGATCGCGAGCGCGCTCGTCTTTGCCGCCCTCGGCGTGGCGACGGCGCTGGCGACCTCGCCCGCGGTGAAGAGCTTCGCGATCGCCGGCGCGGCCGTGGCTGCGGCCTTTGGTCTGCTCGCGCCGCGCTGGGATCTGGGCCGTCTGACGAGCGGTTCGAACGTGTACTTCGACTCCGATGAAGTGCCCGACGAGCTGTTGATGATGGAGGAGGACGTGCACGGCGGAGTGACGACGGTCGCCCGGCGCGGCGACGTGCTCACGCTCTACACCAACGGCAAGTTTCAGGGCAACAACGGCTGGGAGCTGCACGCGCAGCGATTCTTCGCGCACTACCCGTCGCTGTTCGTGACGGCACAACGCCAGGCGCTGGTCATCGGGCTGGGCACCGGCACGACGCTCGGCACGATTGCCGCCTATCCCTGGCAGCACATCGACATGGTCGAGATCTCGCCGGCCATCAGCGTGGCCGCCAAGAAGTACTTCGGCAGCATCAACTACAACTCGCTCGACGACCCGCGCGTCGCTCTGCACCTGGCGGACGGTCGCAACTTCTTGCTGCTCGCGACCCAACGCTACAGCTTGATCAGCATGGAGCTGTCGAGTGTGTGGTTTGCCGGCGCGTCGAACCTCTACAGTCGTGAGTTCTATCAGCTCGTGCACTCGAGGCTCGAGCCCGGCGGAGTGTTTCAACAGTGGGTCCAGCTCCACCACATGAGCCAGCGAGATTTCGCGACCATCCTGCACACGCTGGCGGACGAGTTCGAGCACGTCACGCTGTTCTACGGCGGCGGCCAGGGCATCCTGGTCGCCTCCGAGCGTCCTCTCGTGGCATCGCGGGCGCACCTGACTGCTCTCGCCGCCGACCCGCGGATCCACGCGACCATTCCCAACAATCGCGACCTGGCGACCCTGCTCGACGACGTGCTGGTCACCGACCGCGGGCTGCGTCGATTCATCGACGACACGGCCCGCGCGAGCGGGGTGCCCCTCGAGAAGATGATCTCTTCCGACGACAGCCTGTACCTCGAGTACGCAACCCCTCGCGGTAACGTGCTGCCGTGGTCGAGCCGCGAGGAGCTCGTTGCAACCCTCCGGCGCTATCGAGATCCAGCAGAGGTCGCGGCCATGCTCGTGCCGTGACGGGCTGAACGCGGCGGATCCGTGCTAGCCTCTCGGATCATGGCGACGCGGTTCCGAGGCGGAGCGCTCGCAGCGACAACGCTGCTGCTCGCCGGTTGTTCGGTGCTCGCACCCAGCGACGACGAGTTCCTCGGCGGGTCCGGCAGCGACGCGGGCGCGTCCGGGGGCGCCAGCGGCAGTGGTGGTGCTTCGACGGGCGGTAGCGCAGGAACCGGCGCTTCGACGAGCGGTGGTGGCAGTCCAACCGGCGGCGGCGGCAGTCCAACCGGCGGCGGCGGCAGTCCAACCGGCGGCGGCGGCAGTCCGACCGGTGGCGGCGGCAGTCCAACCGGTGGCGGCGGCAGTCCAACCGGTGGTGGCGGCAGTCCAACCGGTGGCGGCGGCAGTCCAACCGGTGGTGGCGGCAGTCCAACCGGTGGCGGCGGCAGTCCAACCGGTGGTGGGGGAACCGGCGGCACGACCTGCACGCCAGTCCAAGCGACCGCCGTACCGCTCGACCGCGCGATGTATGTGATGCTGGACCGCTCCGCGAGCATGAGCGGCGCGAACTGGAGCGGGGCCAGCAGCGCTGTCCACAACTTCACGCTGGCTTCCAAGTCCGCGAACGTCCAGTTTGGGCTGCAGTTCTTCCCGACGGAACCTGGCGGAACCTGCGCGGGTGGTGGATACGGCACTCCCGCGGTGGGATTTGGTGTGCTGCCAGGGTTGAGCGCTGCGGTCACGAATGCGTTGAACTCCACGACCCCCACCGGCACCACCGCGCTCGAGGGCGCGTTCAACGGTGGCACCAGCGCAGGCAAAGGCTACCTGACAGGCAAGCCGGCGACCCAGTTCGACTTGGTGTTCATCACCGATGTGACCGCAACGACGACCGGCGGCGGTTGCAGCTCATCGGACACGTTGCTCCAAGGGATCTTGAGCTCCGCCTGGCCCGCCGTCGCGACCCATTTCATCGGGCTGCCCGGCTCCACGAAGGCCTACCTCGACGCGTTCGCGGACGCCGGCGGCACACAGTCGGCAACGTCGGTGACCACCGCGAGCTCGATTGCGGCCGCACTCCTCGAGGCCGCGACTTCGTGCCGGTTCACCCCCCCAGCGTCCGGCGGCGCGTACACGCTCTCGGGAGGCGCCCTCCCGTTCACCAAGGTGTCGAGCCCCTCGGCGTGCCAGCCGCAGGGCTGGTTCGAGTACGGGGGCAACGCGGTCCTCTGCCCCGCGCTGTGCCAACAAGTCGCTCAGAACGGACTCTTCACTCCGATCACGACCAAGACCGTGTGCCCGTGAGCGCTCAGAAGCTCGCGCCGACCGAGGCTCCCATGCCCCGTCGCTGGGGCAACGTGCGCACCCAGATCGCTTGTTCCTGGCCCTTCTTTTTGCCCTGAACGTACAGGTACGCGCCGACGCCGCCGGCGACCAGCGCGACCCCGAGCGAGACGTCCGCAAACAAATAGCTCTGTCGCATCGAGTCGACGTCACCCTTCGAACAATCCGGCTTGCACGCATCCAGATCGCTCTGTTTGCCCTTGCCGGAGAGTCCAAAACCCACGAAGCCGATCAGGCCCACGACCGCGACCCCACCCAGGACCCAGACCGCGGGCTTCACCGCGTTCTTGTTCGTCGGCGCCGCCTCGGGTTCGGATTGGGCCGATGTGTCGAGCCCCGCCTTGGCGGGCACGTCGAGGACAACCTCGGTGTCGCGCTGCCCTTCCTTGAGTTCGATTCGCCGCTCGACGTTGCGACCATCGGACAGCTCGGCCTTGAACACGTGTGTCCCGGGCTCGAGCTCGACGGCACCCGCGGCGAGCTCGAACGCCGCCCCATCCAACGTCACGCTGCCACCGCTCGCAGCCTTGCCGGCGTCGAGCACGCTCACCTTCACCGAGGCAAACGCCGCGGCGATCTTGGGGAGCTGCGCCTCGCACTCGACGCGCACGAGCTTCGGGCAAGCGGCGTTGGCGCAGGTCTCGAAGTCTGCCTTCGCCGATTTGAGCTTGCCGTCCTTCTGCGACGCCTGCGCGTGTTCGTAAGAGTCGAGGCACTCGGTCTTGGTCGGGGCCTTGCCCTCGGCGCGCGCCGGCTGCGCGAGGGTCGAGCCAGCAGCCAAGAGCAGAAAACAGAGGACGGTGTGAAGGGACTTCATTAGATGCAATGCCGCTTGAACTTCTTGATGCCGTTCTCGATCACCCACGGCGGATTGCAGTCGTTCGCCGGTGCCGCGGGCAGTTTGGGGACGGGGTTGACGCTGGGTTTCGTGGGTTTGGGAGCGACCGGCTCCTTCTCCGCCACCGGTTCGGGCTTCTTCGGTTTCTCCGGCTCGGCTGAGGGCTCGGCCACAGGCGGTGGTGCGGGCGCGCTCTCAGCCGGCGCGGGCGTCGCCGCAGGCGGCGTGGGCGGCGCTGTGGCTTTGGGCCCGACCGCGGGTGTGGCGGCGTTCGCGGGGCTCAGGCCCTGCACGTCAGGCGCCTCGTCGCGCCCGCTGCGCACCCGCAGAAACACCAGCAGCACGACCAGAAACAAGAACAGCGATGCTGCGATCGAGGCCAGCGCGACCTTGACCTGTCGCATCTGTGGCGCAGGCAAGAGGGAACGCTGTGCCTCTGTGTCCCAGGCGGCGGTCGAGACCTCTGAGATCTGAGAGCTCGGCTCGACCGGAGGGCCCCCCGGCATGCCCGGAGCAACGGGCGCGAACCCAGGCGCCGGCGTATGGCTCGGCGGCCCTTGAAGCGGGCTCTGATAGGGCGACGACGGTGTGACCGGCGGCTCTGCCGTGAATGGCGATGACGACACCTGGGCCGGCTGCGCGAACGGTGTCGGAAGAAACGTCGGCGCCGGTGGCACGTCGACGACCGGGTGCGCCGGCGCGCTCTGGAGCACGTCGGCCTGAGAGGCCT is a window of Myxococcales bacterium DNA encoding:
- a CDS encoding fused MFS/spermidine synthase → MTPFWVPVLLFVVSGATGLIDQLCFSKYLTYIVGSTAHAVSAVLAAFMAGLAIGAHFGGKLSTRIKNPLIAYGVLELAVALSVAIAPFAFHSLTPLYVKVAQAAPGSLVVLSGARWCLAMLVVIVPTTAMGATLPFLARALGEGAAQSHAEASERARRLGFLYAANTLGGALGAVLAAYFVLPALGLTRTVGVAAALSAGIGVLAILLGRRSSSLAPLRSDAASAPESETGENALAEADPSSRELGLLTLLAFASGYLVFSAEVVFTHLLALVIGNSAYAFGLILAVFLSCLFVGASRAPALLKRRGALALPASLVLTGVLLAATLPLWDRLPLIFKGTGEHISSFEGREAMRALVAFAVLCLPTVLMGLTFPLLLARVARFAAVGRLVGRLTAINTMGAVTGSLVTGYLVLPALGSQRVLIASALVFAALGVATALATSPAVKSFAIAGAAVAAAFGLLAPRWDLGRLTSGSNVYFDSDEVPDELLMMEEDVHGGVTTVARRGDVLTLYTNGKFQGNNGWELHAQRFFAHYPSLFVTAQRQALVIGLGTGTTLGTIAAYPWQHIDMVEISPAISVAAKKYFGSINYNSLDDPRVALHLADGRNFLLLATQRYSLISMELSSVWFAGASNLYSREFYQLVHSRLEPGGVFQQWVQLHHMSQRDFATILHTLADEFEHVTLFYGGGQGILVASERPLVASRAHLTALAADPRIHATIPNNRDLATLLDDVLVTDRGLRRFIDDTARASGVPLEKMISSDDSLYLEYATPRGNVLPWSSREELVATLRRYRDPAEVAAMLVP
- a CDS encoding VWA domain-containing protein; this encodes MATRFRGGALAATTLLLAGCSVLAPSDDEFLGGSGSDAGASGGASGSGGASTGGSAGTGASTSGGGSPTGGGGSPTGGGGSPTGGGGSPTGGGGSPTGGGGSPTGGGGSPTGGGGSPTGGGGSPTGGGGSPTGGGGTGGTTCTPVQATAVPLDRAMYVMLDRSASMSGANWSGASSAVHNFTLASKSANVQFGLQFFPTEPGGTCAGGGYGTPAVGFGVLPGLSAAVTNALNSTTPTGTTALEGAFNGGTSAGKGYLTGKPATQFDLVFITDVTATTTGGGCSSSDTLLQGILSSAWPAVATHFIGLPGSTKAYLDAFADAGGTQSATSVTTASSIAAALLEAATSCRFTPPASGGAYTLSGGALPFTKVSSPSACQPQGWFEYGGNAVLCPALCQQVAQNGLFTPITTKTVCP